Below is a window of Planctomycetaceae bacterium DNA.
CTGGGGCCCTTGAGCGAGAACTTTCGCCAGGGGTGCTGGGGGTCTGGACGCCAGGGCGCAGCTGCGGTAGGCTTTTTAGCGCCGCTGGGAGGATAGGGCTCCGCAGGAGTGCGACCCGAGCGCCCGACGGCCGGATGGACGGCAAGGCCCTGCGCAGGGACCGCTGCGCAGGGCGTTGTCTTGCTTGCCGGCCTCCGCACATGCGATAACCTCCGGGGGTGCGGGGGCAGAGCCCCTGCTTGGCCCACTGGGCCAACCTGGTGGTACGCCAGGTAGTGCTTCTTGAATCGTATGTGCAGCGTGCCATCCAAGCGTCTCTCTACGATGACCCACCCGCCTCTGAGCCCCGGATGGGCCGGCGGCAGCAACTGGTAGACCTGGCTGTCGAACTGGATCGTGTAATCGTTGGCCACCTTGCGCTTGTCCTGGATGCTCAGGATCGCACCGAGATCCATCGATGGATGCAGCGGCCGATGCGCGTTATTAGGGCTGACGGCACGCACCGTAAAGCGCCGGTTGAACAGCGGCAGGAAGATCTTGTCCAGCACCGCATTGGCCTCTTCCATCGTCGTCGCTCCCGCCAGGCGCAGTTCCTTGACCAGACGGTTCTGGGCTGTGCCGTTAAATCGCTCCACACGCCCCTTGGCCTGTGGGCTATATGCTGGAATCCACTCGATCTCCAGTTCCTTCAATGCCCGTGTGAATTGCGTCTGCGCCGCTTGCTTGCCCGTGGCTTGGCCCCAGAAGATGCTGTGGCGATCCGTGTACAGGCTCACCATCCGGCCGTGCTTGCGGACGTAGCGGCCCAGAAGGTCCATGTAGCCTTCCGTCGACTCGCTGGGATAGAAGCGGGCCGTGACCTTGCTCGTGGCGTCGTCGATCATCACCAGCAGCACCATGGGTTCGCCACGGCCTTCCAGCCAGTCGTGATGGCTGCCGTCGCCCTGCACCAGTTCGCCAAAGCATTCCCGGCGCCGGCGGCGGCTTCGGTGCTTGTCCCGATGTCGCTTGGGCTGCCAGAGCTTCTCGGCCAGCAGCCACTGCCGCAGCGTCTCGACCGATACCTCCAGACCCTGTTGGGCCAGCTTCTCCGCCGCCAGCGTTGGGCCGAAGTCGGGATAGTTCTGGCGATATGCCGACAGCACCGCGCAACGAAGGTCGTCGCTCTTGCGCGCATTGGAAGCCCGACCACGTAAGCCGTGAACAATGCCAATGTCTCCTGCGGCCTTCAGCCGCCGCTGGATCCGCCTCACCTGACGAGTCGTCAGATCCAGCAGCCGCGCCGCTTCGACCTGCTTACGCCGCCCCTGGAGCACTGGCGACATCACCCGCAGCCGATCCCGTTCCCGTTGGCTCATCTCGATCCGGTCCTGTTCCATCTGCTCTCCTTCCATATCGGAAAGCGGACATTCTTATCTGGTTAAGACCGGACATTACTATCTGGTTATGACACTGGGCATGTTGCGAATCTGGAAGCGAGACTGGATCATGAGAAGCTGGATGTTTACCAGTTGACGCTGACGTTCTGCGCGTGGACTCAGGATTTAATTGATGAATTGGACAAGAAGAATAGATACCGCGGGCGGCACATCAAGGACCATCTGGACCGGGCAAGCCTGTCGATCCTGCTGAACACGGCTGAAGGCAATGGCAAGCGACAAAAGCAAACCCGCGCAAAGTTTTTTGATGACGCACGCGGTTCGGCCACGGAATGCTCTGCATGTCTGGACTCGCTGGTGGCGATTCGATGCTGTCCTGGCGGTCGGGTTAAGGAAGGCAAAGAGATGCTGCTGCGAATCGTCGCGATGCTGACCAAGTTAGTTCAGCTATTTTCAGGCGAATAGCATAGGCACATGCCGCCTAATCGTCCTCGTCGTCGTCCTCGTCCTCGTCGTCGGTTGTTAAGTTTTTCTTCGGTCACATACACAACGCAACAACGAGATCCTGCATCGCCGCGGCGGCTTCGGTGCCGCTCTTCATGGCGATGTCGGTGCTGATCAGGCGGCGGAAGTCGGCTTGCACTTTCGTCAGCGGGCGGCGCTTCAGCAACGCCATGAACGCCTGGCGCTGCTCGTAGGGCATGCGCAGCTCCCCTTCCAGGCTCTGCCCTGCCGCCAGAAGCTGATGGGCCTTGAGCACCTTGCGCAGGTGCCATCCGATCATCCCCAGCGTGCGGAACTCTTCGCCGCGCACCGTCAGCATGCCCGCCAGGGCCGTCAGCGCCCCTTTGACCTCGCCGGCTGTCAGGGCGTTGGTCAGGGCAAAAGTCGCCGGGCCGGCCGTGGCGGTGACGATGGCCGAGACGTCGTCGACGGTGATCTTCTTCCGCTCGCCGACGTACAAGGCGAGCTTCTCCATCTCGTTGGTCAGGCTGCCCAGATCGACGCCGATCCAGGCCGTCAGCAACGCGCAGGCCTGCGGTTCGATCGTCTTGTCGCGCTTGGCGGCCTGCTCGCTCAGCCATCGCCCCAGGTTGCCCGCCGCGGGCGAGGCACAGTCGAAGACCTGCCCGACCTTGGCGACGATCTTGGCCAGGTTCGTGCTGCGATTCCAGCTCAGCACCGTCAGCACGAGCGTGGCGGTCACGCTGGGGGCTTTGACGTAGGCTTCCAGGGCGGCGCGATTAGC
It encodes the following:
- a CDS encoding ISNCY family transposase codes for the protein MEQDRIEMSQRERDRLRVMSPVLQGRRKQVEAARLLDLTTRQVRRIQRRLKAAGDIGIVHGLRGRASNARKSDDLRCAVLSAYRQNYPDFGPTLAAEKLAQQGLEVSVETLRQWLLAEKLWQPKRHRDKHRSRRRRRECFGELVQGDGSHHDWLEGRGEPMVLLVMIDDATSKVTARFYPSESTEGYMDLLGRYVRKHGRMVSLYTDRHSIFWGQATGKQAAQTQFTRALKELEIEWIPAYSPQAKGRVERFNGTAQNRLVKELRLAGATTMEEANAVLDKIFLPLFNRRFTVRAVSPNNAHRPLHPSMDLGAILSIQDKRKVANDYTIQFDSQVYQLLPPAHPGLRGGWVIVERRLDGTLHIRFKKHYLAYHQVGPVGQAGALPPHPRRLSHVRRPASKTTPCAAVPAQGLAVHPAVGRSGRTPAEPYPPSGAKKPTAAAPWRPDPQHPWRKFSLKGPRVKEDISIGAK
- a CDS encoding four helix bundle protein codes for the protein MDVYQLTLTFCAWTQDLIDELDKKNRYRGRHIKDHLDRASLSILLNTAEGNGKRQKQTRAKFFDDARGSATECSACLDSLVAIRCCPGGRVKEGKEMLLRIVAMLTKLVQLFSGE
- the holA gene encoding DNA polymerase III subunit delta — its product is MTAAAAKPVYVLHGDDAHLRDEARAGILDAVLGGADPQTCVTTFDVEAELADVLDELRTLPFLSPHRVVIVRDADAFITANRAALEAYVKAPSVTATLVLTVLSWNRSTNLAKIVAKVGQVFDCASPAAGNLGRWLSEQAAKRDKTIEPQACALLTAWIGVDLGSLTNEMEKLALYVGERKKITVDDVSAIVTATAGPATFALTNALTAGEVKGALTALAGMLTVRGEEFRTLGMIGWHLRKVLKAHQLLAAGQSLEGELRMPYEQRQAFMALLKRRPLTKVQADFRRLISTDIAMKSGTEAAAAMQDLVVALCM